A window of the Oncorhynchus masou masou isolate Uvic2021 unplaced genomic scaffold, UVic_Omas_1.1 unplaced_scaffold_1058, whole genome shotgun sequence genome harbors these coding sequences:
- the LOC135528924 gene encoding ribosomal protein S6 kinase alpha-6, whose translation MKVLKKASLKVRDRVRTKMERDILVEVNHPFIVKLHYAFQTEGKLYLILDFLRGGDVFTRLSKEVMFTEEDVKFYLAELALALDHLHHLGIVYRDLKPEKYVP comes from the exons ATGAAAGTCCTCAAGAAGGCTTCGTTGAAAG TCAGGGACAGAGTTCGCACCAAGATGGAGCGAGACATTTTAGTGGAGGTCAATCACCCCTTCATAGTCAAGTTGCACTACG CCTTCCAGACCGAAGGGAAGCTCTATTTAATCCTGGACTTTCTCAGGGGAGGAGACGTCTTTACGCGCTTATCCAAAGAG GTTATGTTTACAGAGGAAGATGTCAAATTCTACCTAGCAGAGCTGGCTCTGGCTCTCGACCACCTGCACCATCTGGGCATAGTTTACAGAGACCTCAAACCAGAGAAGTATGTACCATAA